GGCGCCGCGTACAGCTCCACCGCGGCGGGGTTCATGGCCAGCGCCCCCAGGTCGTCACGCACCGCCGCGCTCGCCCCTCCCATTGCCAGGGTACGGCACTTTAGCGTGCTGATGGTGACGAAGTGGTCCTGTTGCGCACCGAGCTTCGCGGAGGCCATCCCAACCAGGGCAATCGCGATCGCCAGCCGTGCCCATGTTCCTCGCCAAGCCGTCACGACGCCACCTCTTCGCTGCCCACAGACGTCAACGCTGCTGAGGCTACCTCCTGGCGCTTGCCCAGGACGCCACGCACCAAAGGGCTGACGGCCACGCTAGCAGCGCCGATTGCCGAGACCACCACCGTGAAGATGTTCCCATGCCGAGAATAGAAAGTCTCTTGCTCTCGCAACGGCACAGACCCAGCGACAACCGCTTCCGTGAAAATGTCCGTGGCGCTGCAAATCCGCCCGTAGGGGTCAATAAACGCGGAGATGCCGGTATTGGCGCACCGGGCAATGGCGATGCGGTTCTCAATTGCCCGGAACACCGCAATGCGGGCGTGCTGGTACATACCGCCACAAAGCCAGCGCGGCAAGCTTGGACGCCCAAACCACGCGTCGTTCGTGATAACCACCAACAACTCGGCCCCGCCAACCACAAAGCGGCGCACCAGATCAGGAAAGGCCGACTCGTAGCAGATCGGAACGGAGAACTTCACCTCGCTCTTGCCCTCAAGCGATGCACGACCTGCTACCGGCATGACGAAAACCACGGGCTCGCGCCCCCGCGACCAGTTGCCTTCCCCCAGCTCCAAAGCGTCAAGCAGTTTCTTTACCAGCGAAAAGGGGAAGGCATCTTCGTACGGGACCCGCTCACCAAAGGGGACTAACTGCATCTTGGCGTAGCGTTGTATCTCCTCCCTTTGAGGCAAAAAAAGAAAGGCTGAATTGTAGGTAGAAAAGCCGGCAGCCAGATCGTACACATAGTCCGGTGTCCCCGTCAGCAGAGGAACCTGCAGCGAGTCGACCAGCCGGCGCACCCGCTGCAAATCCTCGGGTTCGTGCCTCAGGTAACAGGGCGTGGCCGTCTCCGGCCAGATGATGACATCTGGGCTGTCCACCATCGCCTGCGCACTCAGGCGCTCATAGGTCGCGAAGTTCATCTCCTTGAGCTCGCGATTCCACTTGAGCATCGGGTCGATGTTGCCCTGCACCAGCACCACGCGCAGCGAACGCTCAGGTGCTCTCTCCTTGGACAACACACGATTGCCGTACCACCACGGAAGGAGGAACAGCAGGACAACGGCCGCCGCATAAGCTACCACCGCCTTGACATTGTGCCGGCTGAGAATCAGGCGGTACAGCAGCACGTTTATCAACACAACCCAAAAAGACACTCCGTAGACGCTGGTGACACTGGCAAATTGGATGAGCTTCAGGTAATGAGTCTGGGTGTAGGCAACGAGGGTCCAAGGGAAGCCTATTTCACCCAGGGAGCGCAGGAACTCAACGCCCGTCCACAAGAAGGGGATCGTGACAAAAGCGACCTCGCCAAGCTGGCGATGGACGAGATTGTGGAGTAGGGCGTAGATGCACAGGTACAGAGGCAGCACCAAGATCGCGGCGATCCCGCCTGGCAGCGTCACCCAGTTGATCCAGTAGAGGGTGCCGATACTGATGATGAGCCCGCACAGGTAGCTCCAGCGGAAGGTCTCGGCGACGTTCTTTCCCCTGAGCAAGAAAAAGAACGGGATGAGCGCGACATAGGCGAGAAAACCCCACTGGAAAGGGGGAAAGGCCAATGTCAGGCCAAGCCCGGTAAGGAGGCAGAGAATCAGGCTCATCCTCATAGGAAATCTATCCGTCGCGTTAGGTAGTCTTTGGAAATGCCCGCATGTCACTAAGCAAGCCCGACCTGTTTCAGCGTTTCAGCTTTCACCACCTCGATGGCTCCGCGTCAACGCTTTCCGCTGTCCAGATAGCCTTGCAGGAGCAATACCGCAGCCACTTGGTCCACCTTCGCTCGGTTCCGACTTGGGGAGCCACCCATCTCGTGCATTGCCCTCTCGGCAGCGACACTGGTGAGCCGCTCGTCCCAAGGAACTATCGGCACGGAGACAAGGGTGGCAAGTTTCTGGATGAATTTTTCTACCTGCTTGGTGGCCTCTGTCTTTCCGCCGTGCATGCCGAATGGCAAGCCGACGACAACGGTTTTGGCGCCGTACTTGCGCACCAAGTCAGCGACGAGGCTGGCGGCGTGAACGAGGCCGCGAGGGCTGAGCGTCGGCAACCCCTGGGCGATCTGCCCAGTAGGGTCGCTCACTGCTACGCCTATGCGGCGTGTGCCATAATCGATGGCCAAAATGCGGATTTCTTCGCTCACCGTGGGAGCCGCCAGCTCACCGAAAAGTCACTTGGTGGCCTTCGCTTCGGCCATGAGCTCCGACAAGGGTCTCTTCAACTCTTCTTTGAGCAGCTTGCCTGCCTTAAAGTGGGTCTTGCGGCGGGCTGGCACATAGATGATGTCGCCGGTCTTGGGGTTACGCGCCTTCGGCTTCGGCTTGGTAGTCTTCACCTCAAACACGCCAAAATCGCGGATCTCGATGCGCACCTCTGGATCCGCCTCGCGCATGAACTCGCGGAGCGCCGTGAACACACCGTCAACCACCTTCTCGGTCAGGTAGATCTTCTCACCCACGATCTTGGCCGTTCGCTTTGCCACATCCTTCTTGGTGATGGTCCTCTTCATCTACAGGTCTCCTTGTTGGTGAACTCTACTACTACTTCGACCACGCGCCTTGTGAGATTGGTGTCGGCCATCTCAGTTGCCCGCATCCACCTTCTGCGGCGAGGAGGGTTCCATGCGGCTGACGCTCAGCACCCCTGGCACCTTGCTGATGCGGCTGATGATGCGGTTCAGATGGTGGAGATTGCGTACCTGGACGATGATGAACCCGTTGGCCAACGCGTCCTCCTTTTTCATGTTCACACTCACAATTTCGGTGTCGGAATCGGTGATGGCCTTGGAGACATCGGCCAGCAGACCCTTGCGGTCCTCGCTGAGCACGTACAGGCTGACCAAGAACATCTTGTCCCGGTCTACGTCCCATTCGACCTGCACATGCCGTTCTGGCTCCTCCATGAGCTTGACCACGTTGTTGCAGTCGGTGCGATGAATAACGATTCCCCTCCCCTTGGTGACAAAGCCCCAGATATGGTCGCCAGGCACCGGTTGGCAGCATTTGGCAAATTCGACGAGCACGTTGTCCACCCCTTGCACCCGCACGCCCTTTGCCGAGCCGCGCGCCCGCTGCAGGAACCTCTGCAAGAGCGACTTGTCCTCTTGCTCCTCCGGCTTGGCTTCAGCGGGGAGCAGCTTGCGCAGGATCCTTTCCACCTGAATCTCGCCGCGTCCGATGGCCGCATAGAGCTTCTGTTCGGTAGAAAAGCCGAAGCTCTGCGCCAAGCCCGGCAGGTCGAGCTGTTCGCGGCTGAGGTGGTGCTTGCTCAGCGCCTCGCGCAGCAAGTCCTCGCCGATGCGCACGCTGCTCTCGAAAAGCGACTCCCTCACCCAGCGCTTGATGCGCTGGCGCGCTTTGGTGGTGCGCACAAACTTAATCCAATCGGGATTGGGCCGCTGCGTGGGGGAGGTGATAATCTCCACCGTATCGCCACTGCGCAACTGGTAGTCCAGAGGCACGATCTTGCCGTTAACCTTGGCGGCGATGCAGTGCAGCCCGATGTCCGTGTGCACGTCGAAGGCGAAATCCACCGGTGTGGAGCCGGCAGGCAGTTTGTGCAAGTCCCCCTTGGGCGTAAAGACAAACACCTCATCGCGGTAAAGGTCGATCTGCAAGTTCTCGAGGAACTCTGCCGGCTCATGCGCCTCCCCCTCCCAGTCCAAAAACTGGCGCAGGAACGTCAGGTACTTGTCAAGCTCGTCCTCCTTGGCCTTGCCCTCTTTGTACTTCCAGTGCGCAGCGATCCCCTCCTCGGCAACACGGTGCATCTCGTGCGTGCGAATCTGAATCTCTACCATGCGCCCATCCGGGCCGACGACCGTGGTGTGCAGCGACTGGTAGCGGTTGCTCTTCGGGGTGGCGATATAGTCCTTGAAGCGCTCGTGCACCGGCGTGAACACGTGGTGCACAATGCCTAACGCCGCGTAGCACTCCTCTACCTTGTCCACGATGATGCGGATGGCGAAGAGGTCGTAGATCTGCTCGAATGGCACTCCCCGCCTGTGGATCTTGTTGTAGATGCTGTAAAAGTGTTTGGGCCGGCCGGTGATGGTCGCGCAGATGTTGGCATCCTTGAGCGCCTTGCGGATGGGGCGCACCACCCTCTGGATATACCGCTCCCTTTCGGCCCGTCCCTCACGAATGAGCCTACTCAGCTCTTCATAGGCCGGCGGGTCAAGGTACTTAAGTGCCAGGTCTTCGAGCTCCCAGCGGATCTTGGCTAAGCCCAAGCGGTGCGCCAATGGAGCGTAGATGTCGCGCGTCTCGCGGGCCACGCGCTCTTGAGTCCTTTCCGGCAGATACTGCAAGGTGCGCATGTTGTGCAAGCGGTCAGCAAACTTGATCAAGATGACCCTCACGTCCTTGATCATCGAGAAGATCATTTTGCGAAAATCTTCCGCTTGCCTTTCCTCAAAAGTGTCGAAGCCCAAGCCGCTGAGCTTGGTCACCCCGTCCACCAGGCCCGCGATGGTGGGCCCGAACTCCTGCGCAACTTCCTCCAGCGTCGTGCCCGTATCCTCGGCCACGTCGTGGAGAAAGCCGGCGGCGATACTATCCGGGTCAAGTCTCAGGTCGGCCAGGATCTCCGCCACCGCCAAAGCGTGCTCAAAGTACGGCCGGCCAGATTTGCGCAGCTGGTCCTTGTGCGCCTGGTAGCTGAATTGCGCCGCCCGCTCGATGAGCGCCGTGTCCGCCTTGGGGTTATAGCGGCGCACCCGCCGAATGAGCGCATCGCATGCTTTTCGGTACTTCTCTTCCACGACGGGCTGAACCTCTGCCAACAGGGCGCTTGTCAAAATGCCCCAACCTCCGGTGGCATCAAACCGACCTCGGCAGCGGGATTAGCAAACATCACGTATTCCTTCACGAAGGTGAGATGCACAGTCCCCGTGGGACCGCTCCGCTGTTTGCCGATGATGACCTCCGCTGTTCCTTCCTGCTCCCCTCCGCCGTACACCTCCGGGCGATAAATGAAGAGCACCACATCTGCATCCTGTTCGATGGCGCCCGACTCCCGCAGGTCCGAGAGAATGGGCCGGCGATCGCCGCCGCGCGTTTCCACCGCCCGCGACAACTGCGACAGGGCCACGACCGGGATATCCAGTTCCTTAGCCAATGCTTTCAGCGACTGGGTGATCATGGAGATTTCTTGCTGGCGGCTCTCGGCCTGGCCCGGGCCGCGGACCAATTGCAGATAGTCCACGATGAGCAAAGCCAGGCCGTGCTCAGCCTTGAGGCGCCGGGCCTTGGCACGGATCTCCAGCACGTTAATGGCCGGCGTATCATCGATGAAGATTGGCGCCTCTGCCAGATGCCCCACGGCCAGGCTGAGGCGGGGCCAGTCCTCCTCGGCCAGGCGCCCGGTGCGCACAAGGTGCTGGTCCACGCGCGCGGCCGTGCACAACATGCGCAGGGCTAGTTGGTGTGCGGCCATCTCCAGGCTGAAAATGCCCACCGGCAAGCCCTCATTGAGGGCGGCATGGTAAGCAATGTTCAGCGCAAAGGCAGTCTTGCCCATGGAAGGCCTGCCTGCGATGACGATCAGCTCTGAGTTTTGCAGACCTGCGGTCAACTCGTCCAGGCGCGTGAAACCGGTGGCAATGCCGGTGACGCCCCCTCTGCGCTGGTGGAACTGGTCGATGACCTCGAAGGTCTGATGCATGATTGGGTTGATGCTGACGAAACCGCGGCGCAGACGCCGGTCGGCAAGGCGAAATATCTTTTGCTCCGCCCTGTCGATGAGGTGGTAGGCTTCTTCCTCGCCCTCGTATGCCTCCACGCTGATCTCGTTGGCCACCTCGATGAGCTTACGACGTAGCGCCTTCTCCAGGACGATCTTGGCGTGGTACTCGACATTGGCGGCCGAGGGGATGCGTTCCACCAGCTCCGTAAGGTAGTAGGAGCCCCCGACCTCCTCTAACTCCTTGCGTCGCTCCAGCTCATTGCTCAGGGTAACAATGTCCACGGGCTCGTTGCGCTCGTGCAGGGCCAGCGCAGCGCTGAAAATCTTCCGATGGGCCGGTTTGTGGAAGGATTGCTCATCCAGCATCTCGATGGCCTTCAGCACCGCCTCTTCCTGCAAAAGCATGGCCCCGAGCACTGCCATCTCTGCCTCAAGAGACTGCGGCGGCACACGGTCCACATTGCCTAACGGAGGCGGAGGGGGAGCTACTCTTCGTTCACGAGCCATAAGCCATTACCTTGCCAAATGCACGGGCATCATCGGGTTGCTGCATACTTTTCATCGTAGAGCCTCCGCAGGAGCCGCAAGTCCTGCCGCGTCGGTTCCTCAAACTGCGGATAGCGGAGAATCGCCGCCGGATGGTAGGTGACGATGAGCCGCGCGCCAGCACAGCCATGCGCCACGCCGCGCAACTTGTTCAGCGCTGCGGTGGTGTTGAGCAAGGTGTGCGCAGCTATGCGTCCCAGCGCCACGATGAAATCCGGCTTGATAAGTTCGATCTGCCGCTGCAAGTAGGGCAGACACAGCGCAATCTCGGTCGGGAGAGGGTCACGATTGTTTGGCGGCCGACACTTGAGAATGTTGGCAATGTAGACCTCTTCCCGCTCGAATCCAGCCTCTTTGAGTAGGCGGTTGAGCAGTTGGCCCGCGCGGCCGACGAATGGCTCGCCCAACCGATCTTCATCTGCGCCCGGTGCCTCGCCTACCAGCATCACCCTGGCGTGGGGATTGCCCACGCCAAAGACAAAATGCGTCCTGCTGTGGCCCAGGGAGCACTTTACACAACCCCGGATTTCCTCGGCGTACGCCTGAAGCGGGTCAGGGGCCGCCTTGCCCCTCCCAGACGCGGGCAACACAACCTCCGCGCCGTACAGCTCGGCGTGTTGCCGCAAGAAGCGCCTCACCAACTCCAGCTCGCTGTCCCCAGGATGCGCCATGGTCTCCGTATGCACCTTCCTTAGGCTTGCCCAGTTGGGCGAGCGGCCAGCAGCTCTGCCACCTGCAGCAGAATGAGGCGAGCCACCTCCCGCTTGCTCATCAGCGGCAGCTTCTGCACAGTGCCATCTCTCTTGATCAGCGTGACCTTGTTCGTGTCTGTGCCGAAACCCGCTCCCGGCTCGGTGGGGTTGTTCAGCACAATCATGTCCAGGTTCTTGGCGGTCAACTTGGCCTTGGCGTTGTCGATCTCGTTCTCAGTTTCCACGGCAAAACCCACTAACACGCGGCGGCCTTTGTGTCTACCTGCCGTGGCCAGGATATCCTCTGTGCGCTCCAGCTCCAAGGCGACGTGCTCCAGGCCCTTCTTGAGCTTGTGCGGGCTGACATGCTTAGGGCGAAAGTCGGCCACAGCCGCGGCCATGATGAGGGCGTCCACGTCCAGCAGCGCGGAGCGCACTGCTTCGGCCATTTCCGCCGAGGTACGCACGCGCTGGCAGTT
This window of the Calditrichota bacterium genome carries:
- a CDS encoding HU family DNA-binding protein, encoding MKRTITKKDVAKRTAKIVGEKIYLTEKVVDGVFTALREFMREADPEVRIEIRDFGVFEVKTTKPKPKARNPKTGDIIYVPARRKTHFKAGKLLKEELKRPLSELMAEAKATK
- the dnaB gene encoding replicative DNA helicase, whose amino-acid sequence is MARERRVAPPPPPLGNVDRVPPQSLEAEMAVLGAMLLQEEAVLKAIEMLDEQSFHKPAHRKIFSAALALHERNEPVDIVTLSNELERRKELEEVGGSYYLTELVERIPSAANVEYHAKIVLEKALRRKLIEVANEISVEAYEGEEEAYHLIDRAEQKIFRLADRRLRRGFVSINPIMHQTFEVIDQFHQRRGGVTGIATGFTRLDELTAGLQNSELIVIAGRPSMGKTAFALNIAYHAALNEGLPVGIFSLEMAAHQLALRMLCTAARVDQHLVRTGRLAEEDWPRLSLAVGHLAEAPIFIDDTPAINVLEIRAKARRLKAEHGLALLIVDYLQLVRGPGQAESRQQEISMITQSLKALAKELDIPVVALSQLSRAVETRGGDRRPILSDLRESGAIEQDADVVLFIYRPEVYGGGEQEGTAEVIIGKQRSGPTGTVHLTFVKEYVMFANPAAEVGLMPPEVGAF
- the lnt gene encoding apolipoprotein N-acyltransferase: MRMSLILCLLTGLGLTLAFPPFQWGFLAYVALIPFFFLLRGKNVAETFRWSYLCGLIISIGTLYWINWVTLPGGIAAILVLPLYLCIYALLHNLVHRQLGEVAFVTIPFLWTGVEFLRSLGEIGFPWTLVAYTQTHYLKLIQFASVTSVYGVSFWVVLINVLLYRLILSRHNVKAVVAYAAAVVLLFLLPWWYGNRVLSKERAPERSLRVVLVQGNIDPMLKWNRELKEMNFATYERLSAQAMVDSPDVIIWPETATPCYLRHEPEDLQRVRRLVDSLQVPLLTGTPDYVYDLAAGFSTYNSAFLFLPQREEIQRYAKMQLVPFGERVPYEDAFPFSLVKKLLDALELGEGNWSRGREPVVFVMPVAGRASLEGKSEVKFSVPICYESAFPDLVRRFVVGGAELLVVITNDAWFGRPSLPRWLCGGMYQHARIAVFRAIENRIAIARCANTGISAFIDPYGRICSATDIFTEAVVAGSVPLREQETFYSRHGNIFTVVVSAIGAASVAVSPLVRGVLGKRQEVASAALTSVGSEEVAS
- a CDS encoding uracil-DNA glycosylase; protein product: MAHPGDSELELVRRFLRQHAELYGAEVVLPASGRGKAAPDPLQAYAEEIRGCVKCSLGHSRTHFVFGVGNPHARVMLVGEAPGADEDRLGEPFVGRAGQLLNRLLKEAGFEREEVYIANILKCRPPNNRDPLPTEIALCLPYLQRQIELIKPDFIVALGRIAAHTLLNTTAALNKLRGVAHGCAGARLIVTYHPAAILRYPQFEEPTRQDLRLLRRLYDEKYAATR
- a CDS encoding bifunctional (p)ppGpp synthetase/guanosine-3',5'-bis(diphosphate) 3'-pyrophosphohydrolase; the protein is MTSALLAEVQPVVEEKYRKACDALIRRVRRYNPKADTALIERAAQFSYQAHKDQLRKSGRPYFEHALAVAEILADLRLDPDSIAAGFLHDVAEDTGTTLEEVAQEFGPTIAGLVDGVTKLSGLGFDTFEERQAEDFRKMIFSMIKDVRVILIKFADRLHNMRTLQYLPERTQERVARETRDIYAPLAHRLGLAKIRWELEDLALKYLDPPAYEELSRLIREGRAERERYIQRVVRPIRKALKDANICATITGRPKHFYSIYNKIHRRGVPFEQIYDLFAIRIIVDKVEECYAALGIVHHVFTPVHERFKDYIATPKSNRYQSLHTTVVGPDGRMVEIQIRTHEMHRVAEEGIAAHWKYKEGKAKEDELDKYLTFLRQFLDWEGEAHEPAEFLENLQIDLYRDEVFVFTPKGDLHKLPAGSTPVDFAFDVHTDIGLHCIAAKVNGKIVPLDYQLRSGDTVEIITSPTQRPNPDWIKFVRTTKARQRIKRWVRESLFESSVRIGEDLLREALSKHHLSREQLDLPGLAQSFGFSTEQKLYAAIGRGEIQVERILRKLLPAEAKPEEQEDKSLLQRFLQRARGSAKGVRVQGVDNVLVEFAKCCQPVPGDHIWGFVTKGRGIVIHRTDCNNVVKLMEEPERHVQVEWDVDRDKMFLVSLYVLSEDRKGLLADVSKAITDSDTEIVSVNMKKEDALANGFIIVQVRNLHHLNRIISRISKVPGVLSVSRMEPSSPQKVDAGN
- the ruvX gene encoding Holliday junction resolvase RuvX, yielding MSEEIRILAIDYGTRRIGVAVSDPTGQIAQGLPTLSPRGLVHAASLVADLVRKYGAKTVVVGLPFGMHGGKTEATKQVEKFIQKLATLVSVPIVPWDERLTSVAAERAMHEMGGSPSRNRAKVDQVAAVLLLQGYLDSGKR